One window of Xanthomonas sp. 10-10 genomic DNA carries:
- the lptE gene encoding LPS assembly lipoprotein LptE, producing MIRFPTAFAASLVLVSSLTACGFHLRNSLALPPDTPAVKVQSAVQYSELAKLLRRGLRAAGATLADEDAKTGFAQVQVLSERWGDLPIAIDSQGRAQEYSLRYAAIFTVTTANGAVLVPQQVIELSRDYVSPPVDATGTATEREILADELRKDMSASILRRIDSVVRARVQRGESLESTPTAPLPPAATPPVQPSTPESSVPASLPPASSSNN from the coding sequence ATGATTCGATTTCCTACTGCTTTCGCTGCGTCCCTCGTGCTGGTCTCCAGCCTCACCGCCTGCGGCTTCCACCTGCGCAATTCGCTTGCGTTGCCACCCGATACCCCGGCGGTGAAGGTGCAGTCCGCAGTGCAGTACAGCGAACTGGCCAAATTGCTGCGACGTGGCCTCAGGGCGGCCGGTGCCACGCTGGCCGACGAAGACGCCAAGACCGGCTTTGCGCAGGTGCAGGTGTTGTCCGAGCGCTGGGGCGATCTGCCGATCGCCATCGACAGCCAGGGACGTGCGCAGGAATACAGCCTGCGCTACGCCGCCATCTTTACCGTCACCACCGCCAACGGGGCGGTGCTGGTGCCGCAGCAGGTGATCGAGCTGTCGCGCGACTACGTGTCGCCGCCGGTGGATGCCACCGGTACCGCGACCGAGCGCGAGATCCTGGCCGACGAGTTGCGCAAGGACATGTCGGCGTCGATCCTGCGGCGTATCGATAGCGTGGTGCGCGCGCGCGTACAGCGCGGTGAGAGCCTGGAAAGCACGCCAACCGCGCCGCTGCCGCCGGCCGCCACACCGCCCGTGCAGCCGTCGACGCCGGAATCGAGCGTGCCGGCGTCGCTGCCGCCCGCCTCTTCGTCGAACAACTGA
- the holA gene encoding DNA polymerase III subunit delta, with the protein MELRPEQLAGQSSQPLQPAYLIAGPETLRVLEAADAVRARARAEGIGEREVFDADGREFDWNQLDASFNAPSLFSPRRLVEVRLPSGKPGKDGAEVITRFCANPPPDVVLLITANDWSKAHQGKWAEAIGRIGTIAVAWAIKPHELSDWIERRLRAQGLRADAAAVQRLAERVEGNLLAAAQEIDKLALLADGKTLDLEAMESLVADAARYDVFRLAETTFSGQAAAVIRMLAGLRAEGEAVAALMPILIKELLRTAALAKVQANGGNLAAEMKSQGIWESRQAPFKRALQRHPEPRRWERFVAEAGLVDRMAKGRADGDAWVGLERLLVAVAEARAVRLLA; encoded by the coding sequence ATGGAACTTCGCCCCGAACAGCTGGCCGGCCAGTCCAGCCAGCCGTTGCAGCCGGCCTATCTGATCGCCGGCCCGGAAACCTTGCGGGTGCTCGAAGCGGCCGATGCGGTGCGCGCACGTGCGCGCGCCGAAGGCATCGGCGAGCGCGAGGTATTCGATGCCGATGGTCGCGAGTTCGACTGGAACCAGCTCGACGCCAGCTTCAACGCGCCCAGCCTGTTCAGCCCGCGCCGGCTGGTGGAAGTACGCCTGCCCAGCGGCAAGCCGGGCAAGGACGGCGCCGAGGTCATCACCCGCTTCTGCGCCAACCCGCCGCCGGACGTGGTGCTGCTGATCACTGCCAACGACTGGAGCAAGGCGCACCAGGGCAAGTGGGCCGAGGCAATCGGTCGTATCGGCACCATTGCCGTGGCCTGGGCGATCAAGCCGCACGAACTGTCCGACTGGATCGAGCGCCGCCTGCGCGCGCAGGGGCTGCGCGCCGATGCGGCTGCAGTGCAGCGCCTGGCCGAGCGGGTGGAAGGCAACCTGCTGGCCGCCGCGCAGGAGATCGACAAGCTGGCCTTGCTGGCCGATGGCAAGACGCTGGATCTGGAGGCGATGGAATCGCTGGTGGCCGATGCCGCGCGCTATGACGTGTTTCGGCTGGCCGAAACCACCTTCTCCGGTCAGGCCGCTGCGGTGATCCGCATGCTGGCCGGACTGCGTGCCGAAGGCGAAGCGGTGGCGGCGTTGATGCCGATCCTGATCAAGGAACTGCTGCGCACCGCTGCCCTGGCCAAGGTGCAGGCCAATGGCGGCAACCTGGCTGCGGAAATGAAATCGCAGGGCATCTGGGAATCCCGCCAGGCCCCGTTCAAGCGCGCGCTGCAGCGCCATCCCGAACCGCGCCGCTGGGAACGCTTCGTCGCCGAAGCCGGCCTGGTGGACCGCATGGCCAAGGGCCGCGCCGACGGCGATGCCTGGGTCGGCCTGGAACGCCTGCTGGTCGCAGTGGCCGAAGCGCGCGCGGTGAGATTGCTGGCGTGA